From Demequina lutea, a single genomic window includes:
- a CDS encoding TetR/AcrR family transcriptional regulator — protein sequence MPKIVEATVAEHRAARRAALLDAAVTLLHERPEEIPGLAAVGKRAGLSRSSVYHYFSSREDLLAQVVEHTFPRWEQRFQAAYAAEPTSAGRVRAFVRENIGLVSDGEHALARTLAAIAPAEHMGRHSADFHQRLVEPLTEALAEIGSTDAELTAQLVNALVHSGARQVESGADAHAVMAGILEILDPYLAARGDTASSI from the coding sequence GTGCCGAAGATCGTGGAAGCGACGGTGGCCGAGCACAGGGCGGCCCGCCGCGCCGCCCTACTCGACGCCGCCGTCACCCTGCTGCACGAGCGCCCCGAAGAAATCCCCGGCCTCGCGGCGGTGGGCAAGCGCGCCGGCCTGTCCCGCTCGAGCGTCTATCACTACTTTTCTTCACGCGAGGACCTGCTGGCGCAGGTGGTCGAGCACACGTTCCCGCGATGGGAGCAGCGCTTTCAGGCCGCCTACGCCGCCGAGCCCACCTCCGCTGGACGCGTTCGCGCCTTCGTCAGGGAGAACATTGGCCTGGTTTCCGACGGAGAGCACGCCCTGGCGCGCACACTCGCCGCGATCGCGCCCGCCGAACACATGGGCCGCCACTCGGCCGACTTTCACCAACGCCTGGTCGAGCCGCTCACCGAGGCCCTCGCCGAGATAGGTAGCACCGACGCCGAGCTCACGGCCCAACTCGTCAACGCTCTCGTACACTCCGGCGCCCGCCAGGTGGAATCGGGCGCCGACGCCCACGCGGTGATGGCGGGCATCCTGGAGATTCTGGACCCATACCTCGCCGCCCGCGGCGACACCGCCTCCTCAATCTGA
- a CDS encoding ABC transporter permease translates to MFLALRSLGFQRGRFVLIGLVISLLALLTVMLSGLSTGLVNDGVSGLKRLPATAFAFAAGTKTDNAFMRSVVDDSQRATWAAQPGISDAELFGVSIVNTHTAGGAALDVTLFGVGPASFLAPEIGSGAKLGPTDGIVLSATARDRGVALGDVITLDRVGTQLRVIGFTTGQDTFGHVDVGYVPLATWQYLSTGRSAAGAPTTADVANAAHDTASAIALRARPGAGWDATRGDAAAGTTTRSLTDSFGASPGYTAETTTITLIQAFLYVIVALVIGAFFTVWTVQRSHELAVLRAVGASSGFLLRDSLIQAAALLLTFTGVGVGAGLFLAAIMPSAVPFAIEASPVAAASAVMVTLGLAGAALAVIRIVRIDPLTALGGQR, encoded by the coding sequence ATGTTCCTCGCCCTGCGCTCGCTGGGTTTCCAGCGCGGCCGATTCGTCCTCATCGGCCTGGTGATCAGCCTCCTTGCGCTGCTCACCGTCATGCTTTCCGGTCTGTCTACCGGCCTGGTGAATGATGGCGTCTCCGGCCTCAAGCGCCTGCCCGCCACCGCGTTTGCCTTCGCGGCGGGAACCAAGACCGACAACGCGTTCATGCGCTCGGTCGTCGACGACTCCCAACGCGCCACGTGGGCGGCACAACCAGGAATCTCCGACGCCGAACTCTTCGGGGTGTCGATCGTGAACACCCACACCGCAGGTGGTGCCGCGCTGGACGTCACGCTCTTCGGCGTCGGCCCCGCGTCCTTCCTGGCTCCCGAGATCGGCAGCGGCGCGAAGCTCGGGCCGACCGACGGCATCGTCCTGTCAGCCACGGCCCGCGACCGCGGAGTCGCCCTGGGCGACGTGATCACCCTCGATCGGGTCGGCACCCAACTGCGGGTGATCGGGTTCACGACCGGCCAGGACACCTTCGGCCACGTCGACGTCGGCTACGTCCCACTCGCGACCTGGCAATACCTCTCCACGGGCCGCTCCGCCGCGGGCGCGCCCACCACCGCGGACGTCGCGAACGCCGCTCACGACACCGCGAGCGCCATCGCATTGCGCGCCAGGCCGGGTGCGGGATGGGACGCCACGCGAGGCGACGCCGCGGCCGGAACCACCACACGGTCCCTCACCGACTCGTTCGGAGCCTCGCCGGGATATACCGCCGAGACGACGACGATCACGCTCATCCAGGCGTTCCTCTACGTGATCGTCGCGCTCGTCATCGGCGCATTCTTCACCGTGTGGACGGTGCAGCGATCCCACGAACTCGCGGTGCTGCGGGCGGTCGGCGCCTCGTCCGGCTTCCTGCTCCGCGATAGCCTTATCCAGGCCGCCGCGCTGCTGCTTACCTTCACCGGCGTCGGCGTCGGCGCGGGACTCTTTCTCGCCGCAATCATGCCCAGCGCGGTGCCCTTCGCCATCGAGGCGTCGCCCGTGGCCGCCGCCAGCGCCGTGATGGTCACTCTTGGACTCGCCGGTGCGGCACTCGCCGTGATCCGCATCGTGCGCATCGACCCCCTCACGGCCCTCGGAGGACAGCGATGA
- a CDS encoding ABC transporter ATP-binding protein: MTTHDATSTTTAGISMTGVTLELGDGDRTVRALDSVDLRVGAGEFLAIVGPSGAGKSSLLAIAGALAAPTSGSVRVHGQDLASLSRRAQARFRLHEIGFVFQSGNLVPALTVADQLRLVHRLAGGRTFDPTSLLEQVGMAHKANRRPHELSGGERQRVGIARALVNSPSLLLVDEPTSSLDRQRSQDIVGLLSEETHLSSVATVMVTHDHDVLHHCDRVLTMEDGRLDPESPIVTAR, translated from the coding sequence ATGACCACACACGACGCCACCAGCACCACCACAGCGGGCATTTCCATGACGGGCGTCACCCTCGAACTCGGGGACGGCGACCGCACCGTGCGTGCGCTCGACTCCGTCGACCTTCGCGTGGGCGCGGGCGAGTTCTTGGCGATCGTCGGCCCCTCGGGAGCCGGCAAGTCCAGCCTGCTCGCCATCGCCGGCGCGCTCGCCGCCCCCACGTCCGGTTCCGTGCGCGTGCACGGCCAAGATCTGGCCTCGCTGTCACGCCGGGCGCAGGCACGGTTTCGCCTGCACGAGATCGGCTTCGTGTTCCAGAGCGGCAACCTGGTGCCCGCCCTCACGGTCGCCGACCAACTGAGGCTTGTCCACCGCCTTGCCGGCGGACGCACCTTCGATCCGACGAGCCTGCTTGAGCAGGTCGGCATGGCGCACAAGGCGAACCGAAGGCCCCACGAACTCTCGGGCGGTGAGCGACAGCGAGTCGGCATCGCGCGGGCCTTGGTCAACTCCCCTTCGCTGCTGCTCGTGGACGAGCCAACTTCGTCGCTCGACCGCCAACGCAGTCAGGACATCGTGGGCCTCCTGAGTGAGGAGACACATCTCTCGAGCGTCGCGACAGTCATGGTCACCCACGACCACGACGTGCTGCACCACTGTGACAGGGTCCTCACCATGGAGGACGGGCGGCTCGATCCCGAGAGCCCGATCGTCACGGCCCGATGA
- a CDS encoding GNAT family N-acetyltransferase encodes MRVISITTPEEFAEALAVRFAVFVGEQGVSPDAERDGIDIDPRTLHVLAYSDEGEVLGTGRLVAPHSDAAHGAAVGFGNMDPSHPHIGRLAVLSSARGAGAGKALMIELERQALALFGEGRRIRVELSAQDHALAFYKKLGYTTFGDGYLDEGIPHHDAFKIVVPR; translated from the coding sequence ATGCGCGTGATTTCCATCACCACCCCCGAGGAGTTCGCCGAGGCGTTGGCCGTGCGGTTCGCCGTCTTTGTCGGCGAGCAAGGAGTAAGCCCCGACGCCGAGCGAGACGGGATTGATATTGATCCGCGGACGCTTCACGTACTCGCGTACAGCGACGAAGGCGAGGTGCTTGGCACGGGGCGCCTCGTGGCACCGCATTCCGATGCGGCACACGGTGCTGCGGTGGGCTTCGGCAACATGGATCCCTCCCACCCCCACATCGGTCGCTTGGCGGTCCTGTCGAGTGCCAGAGGCGCCGGAGCGGGCAAGGCGCTCATGATCGAACTCGAGCGGCAGGCGCTTGCGCTGTTCGGTGAGGGGAGGCGCATCAGGGTCGAACTCAGCGCCCAGGACCACGCGCTTGCGTTCTACAAGAAGCTCGGTTACACGACGTTCGGCGACGGCTACCTCGATGAGGGCATCCCACATCACGACGCCTTCAAGATCGTGGTGCCTCGCTAG
- a CDS encoding RluA family pseudouridine synthase, with the protein MSDTRYLPVPDALVGQRADVALARMLGLSRSKAADIVEAGGVSLNGNTLGKSDLLADGVLAVDLPNERGAVPEPSIPGGLVAVYEDEDIIVIDKPVGVAAHPSPGWEGPTVTGALASAGITLAPVGAAERQGIVHRLDVGTSGLMVVAKTAPAYSALKHAFKERTVEKVYHAVAQGHVEPTQGTIDAPIGRHPTADYKFAVVEGGRDSITHYKVLEMFPGATLVEVHLETGRTHQIRVHMAAIKHPLAGDITYGGDPVMAQRLGLKRQWLHAKELAFEHPTRHGEVRVTTEYPDDLAHALGKLRG; encoded by the coding sequence GTGAGTGACACTCGCTACCTTCCAGTTCCTGACGCACTCGTAGGCCAGCGCGCCGATGTCGCGCTCGCGCGAATGCTTGGCCTGAGCCGCTCCAAGGCGGCCGACATTGTTGAGGCCGGGGGAGTGAGCCTCAACGGCAACACGCTCGGCAAGTCGGACCTTTTGGCCGACGGCGTTCTCGCGGTAGACCTGCCCAACGAGCGCGGTGCGGTCCCCGAGCCGTCGATTCCCGGCGGCCTGGTGGCCGTCTATGAGGACGAAGACATCATCGTCATCGATAAGCCAGTTGGCGTGGCGGCGCACCCCTCTCCCGGATGGGAGGGGCCCACAGTCACGGGAGCGCTTGCCTCGGCGGGGATCACGCTCGCTCCAGTGGGCGCCGCGGAGCGCCAAGGGATTGTGCACCGGCTCGACGTGGGGACCTCGGGCCTCATGGTTGTCGCCAAGACCGCGCCGGCGTATTCGGCGCTCAAGCACGCCTTCAAGGAACGCACCGTTGAGAAGGTGTACCACGCGGTTGCTCAAGGCCACGTGGAGCCGACTCAGGGAACGATCGACGCTCCGATCGGGCGCCACCCCACCGCTGACTACAAATTCGCCGTGGTCGAAGGTGGGCGGGATTCGATCACTCACTACAAGGTCCTCGAGATGTTCCCCGGTGCGACACTCGTCGAGGTCCACCTCGAAACGGGCCGCACCCACCAGATTCGTGTCCACATGGCCGCCATCAAGCACCCGCTCGCGGGTGACATCACTTATGGCGGCGACCCGGTCATGGCCCAGAGACTGGGACTCAAGCGCCAGTGGCTCCACGCGAAGGAGCTCGCCTTCGAGCACCCGACGCGTCACGGAGAAGTGAGGGTGACGACCGAGTACCCCGATGATCTTGCGCACGCCCTGGGGAAGTTGAGAGGTTAG
- the lspA gene encoding signal peptidase II yields MRPAVWLAAVLVVALDVFTKQWALSSLTPGVRHHVIDGVISFQLVFNSGAAFSLGENYTWVLTVVAAVVTVGIAYYARRARTWWSVGLFGIALGGALGNLLDRLFRAPGFGRGHVVDMINYHNFFVGNVADMAIVGSAVTFMVMSMLGRKPLMPLPEGPSSSKGKADAFEDASS; encoded by the coding sequence GTGCGGCCGGCCGTGTGGCTGGCCGCGGTCCTCGTAGTCGCCCTCGATGTCTTCACCAAGCAGTGGGCGCTGAGTTCTCTCACACCCGGAGTGCGTCACCACGTCATTGACGGCGTGATTTCGTTCCAGCTGGTCTTCAACTCGGGCGCCGCGTTCTCGCTGGGCGAGAACTACACGTGGGTGCTCACGGTGGTGGCCGCCGTTGTCACCGTCGGAATCGCCTACTACGCCCGACGGGCGCGGACGTGGTGGTCGGTCGGACTCTTTGGGATCGCCTTGGGCGGGGCCCTAGGCAACCTCCTTGACAGGCTCTTCCGGGCGCCGGGATTTGGGCGCGGGCACGTGGTCGACATGATCAACTATCACAACTTTTTCGTCGGCAATGTGGCTGACATGGCGATCGTTGGCTCGGCCGTGACATTTATGGTGATGAGCATGCTGGGACGCAAACCGTTGATGCCTCTCCCGGAAGGTCCGTCTTCGTCGAAGGGGAAGGCGGACGCCTTCGAAGATGCCTCCTCGTGA
- a CDS encoding TraR/DksA family transcriptional regulator: MTSTDVPIVKVDPADLKAADAKAVAVRDGDEPWKIGELRDIVVTLNADVERLLVEFRANEVDLDDLLHTSEGSGDDQADAGSTALEREQEMSIVNNTREMLEESVDALRRIQNHAFGACISCSQGIGKARLQAFPRATHCVACKQREERR, translated from the coding sequence ATGACGAGCACAGACGTTCCCATCGTTAAGGTGGACCCCGCGGACTTGAAGGCGGCCGATGCCAAGGCTGTCGCAGTACGCGACGGAGACGAGCCGTGGAAGATAGGCGAGCTTCGCGACATTGTCGTGACCCTCAATGCCGACGTCGAGCGACTGCTTGTCGAGTTCCGTGCCAACGAGGTTGACCTCGATGACCTTCTTCACACCTCCGAGGGCTCGGGCGATGACCAAGCCGACGCCGGCTCGACCGCACTCGAGCGCGAGCAGGAGATGTCGATCGTCAACAACACCCGCGAAATGCTTGAGGAGTCTGTAGACGCGTTGCGGCGCATCCAGAACCACGCCTTCGGCGCGTGCATCTCGTGTTCTCAGGGCATCGGCAAGGCGCGCCTGCAGGCGTTCCCGCGCGCCACCCACTGCGTCGCTTGCAAGCAGCGCGAGGAGCGCCGTTGA
- a CDS encoding DivIVA domain-containing protein: protein MALLTAEDVLNKAFSKTKYREGFDQDEVDDFLDEVANAISALTAERDELQARLSQYQAGGAPVAAAAAPAPAAERPGGVSSASADLLAAATDPNPPSATTMLSMAQKLHDDYVQAGEAERDRIIDEGKSKAESIVEQAATDARVRMQSLDSERADLERRIDDLRRFERDYRGHLRNYLENLLGDLEHNSARGGVGAPGVGAPGVGAPGVGAPGVGAPGVGAPGVGAPGDDAPGDDAPGDDAPGDDAPSMTPEPPLFGGGFAAEQPVAPKEPVAVPGVDLSAEPQPSVGAVAAPEPFAPTAEPEIRAQGFHVSEAVPVPSFAEELPPFPGMPQSASPFASPFKDANPFAPSATPKAAEIPADGSSTPAAPAEADPEEEAPRWNF from the coding sequence ATGGCGTTGCTCACCGCTGAGGACGTTCTGAACAAGGCGTTCTCCAAGACGAAGTACCGCGAAGGTTTTGATCAGGACGAGGTCGACGACTTCCTCGATGAGGTCGCGAACGCCATCTCCGCGCTCACCGCCGAGCGCGACGAGTTGCAGGCGCGCCTGTCGCAGTATCAGGCGGGCGGTGCACCAGTTGCCGCAGCCGCCGCGCCGGCCCCAGCAGCCGAGCGGCCGGGCGGCGTGTCATCCGCCTCCGCCGACCTCCTCGCTGCGGCCACCGACCCGAACCCGCCGTCGGCCACCACGATGTTGTCTATGGCGCAGAAGCTCCATGACGACTATGTCCAGGCGGGCGAGGCTGAGCGAGACCGCATCATCGACGAGGGCAAGTCCAAGGCCGAGTCAATTGTCGAGCAGGCGGCGACCGACGCGCGTGTGCGGATGCAGTCGCTCGATTCCGAGCGAGCGGACCTTGAGCGGCGCATCGACGACCTCAGGCGGTTCGAGCGGGACTACCGGGGTCACCTGCGCAACTACCTCGAGAACCTCCTGGGAGATCTCGAGCACAATTCTGCACGAGGCGGTGTCGGTGCGCCGGGAGTCGGTGCGCCCGGTGTCGGTGCGCCCGGTGTCGGTGCGCCCGGTGTCGGTGCGCCCGGTGTCGGTGCGCCCGGTGTCGGTGCGCCCGGTGACGATGCGCCCGGTGACGATGCGCCCGGTGACGATGCGCCCGGTGACGATGCTCCGTCCATGACCCCAGAACCACCGCTCTTCGGCGGCGGGTTCGCGGCCGAGCAGCCCGTGGCTCCCAAAGAGCCCGTCGCGGTGCCCGGGGTGGACCTCAGCGCCGAGCCGCAGCCATCGGTCGGCGCTGTTGCCGCGCCGGAACCTTTCGCGCCGACGGCCGAGCCGGAAATCCGTGCTCAGGGCTTTCACGTGAGCGAAGCCGTACCGGTTCCGTCGTTCGCCGAAGAGTTGCCACCCTTCCCCGGGATGCCTCAGTCCGCGAGCCCTTTTGCCTCGCCGTTTAAGGACGCCAACCCGTTTGCGCCCTCGGCGACGCCCAAGGCGGCGGAGATTCCAGCCGACGGCTCCTCGACGCCAGCCGCACCAGCAGAGGCGGACCCAGAAGAGGAAGCACCTCGCTGGAACTTCTAA
- a CDS encoding YggT family protein → MPFAIDLALFVLWIVWIMLIARIVLSFVLSFAHDWRPAGVPALLVESVYTVTDPLIKPLRRVIPPISIGAIRLDVAFLIVFIAVMALQQLLTALKTQIG, encoded by the coding sequence GTGCCCTTCGCAATTGATCTCGCCCTTTTCGTGCTGTGGATCGTCTGGATCATGCTGATCGCACGGATTGTTCTGTCTTTCGTGCTCTCCTTCGCGCACGACTGGCGCCCGGCTGGAGTGCCAGCGCTGTTGGTCGAATCGGTGTACACCGTGACCGACCCGCTAATCAAGCCGTTGCGGAGAGTTATTCCTCCGATTAGCATCGGCGCGATCCGATTGGACGTGGCGTTTCTCATCGTCTTTATCGCGGTGATGGCGCTTCAACAGCTCCTGACGGCGCTGAAGACACAGATTGGTTAG
- a CDS encoding cell division protein SepF gives MSAMRKAMQYFGFDVADRDDYDDYYADEELAPVTNLHDVAAVREHRDSRPRTDAVRQHRPRASEPGDLRRIQTIKPRTYNDARLIGEAFRQGVPVIMNLTEMAEGDAKRLVDFSAGLAFGLRGSLERVTTAVFLLSPAHVEIAVDTEQAPARDGFFTG, from the coding sequence ATGAGCGCCATGCGCAAGGCGATGCAGTACTTCGGCTTCGATGTCGCCGATAGAGACGACTACGACGACTACTACGCCGACGAAGAGCTGGCGCCGGTGACGAACCTGCACGACGTCGCGGCCGTGCGCGAGCACCGCGACTCGCGGCCGCGCACCGACGCGGTGCGGCAGCACCGTCCGCGCGCGAGCGAGCCAGGCGACCTCCGTCGTATTCAGACGATCAAGCCGCGCACCTACAACGACGCCAGACTCATTGGCGAGGCCTTCCGACAGGGTGTTCCGGTCATCATGAACCTTACCGAGATGGCTGAGGGCGATGCGAAGCGTCTCGTCGACTTCTCGGCGGGCCTGGCGTTTGGTCTTCGCGGATCCCTTGAGCGGGTCACGACGGCGGTCTTCCTGTTGTCGCCAGCCCACGTCGAGATTGCCGTGGACACGGAGCAGGCGCCCGCACGCGACGGTTTCTTCACAGGCTAA
- a CDS encoding polyphenol oxidase family protein gives MDARLPVRAFFTDRYGGVSAKPFDQLNLAEHVGDDPSAVAANRKVVEERAGGTVVFMRPQHGTKVAVLGDDYLDGREPPEADALITTVPGLALATLAADCVPLLIHDGLSGAVAAVHIGREGLRRGIVDTAVAALIDLRRGWRHEEMITASIGPAICGHCYEVSGELRAGVTKFHPTAAATTSWGSPALDLPGAVAERLAELGMTNVFRHRYCTFEDSNLFSYRRDKVTGRQAGVVLCEART, from the coding sequence ATGGATGCCCGACTACCAGTCAGGGCATTCTTCACGGATCGATACGGGGGAGTCAGCGCCAAGCCGTTTGACCAGCTCAACCTGGCAGAACACGTTGGTGACGACCCCTCCGCTGTTGCCGCCAACCGCAAGGTCGTGGAAGAGCGCGCGGGCGGCACGGTCGTGTTCATGCGGCCGCAGCACGGGACGAAGGTGGCCGTGCTTGGTGACGACTACCTGGATGGACGGGAGCCGCCCGAGGCCGACGCGCTCATCACGACCGTTCCAGGACTGGCTCTCGCTACCCTCGCGGCCGACTGCGTACCGCTCTTGATCCACGACGGTCTGTCGGGTGCGGTCGCCGCCGTGCACATCGGTCGCGAGGGCCTTCGCAGGGGCATCGTCGACACGGCCGTTGCCGCTCTCATTGATCTTCGCCGCGGTTGGCGCCACGAGGAGATGATCACCGCGAGCATCGGACCCGCCATTTGTGGCCACTGCTACGAGGTATCGGGTGAGCTGCGGGCCGGCGTCACCAAGTTCCACCCCACGGCCGCCGCCACAACGAGCTGGGGCAGCCCGGCTCTCGACCTGCCCGGTGCCGTGGCCGAGCGGCTCGCCGAACTCGGCATGACGAACGTCTTCAGGCACCGCTACTGCACTTTCGAGGACTCGAACCTCTTCTCGTATCGCCGTGACAAGGTGACGGGACGGCAGGCGGGTGTGGTGTTGTGCGAGGCGAGAACGTGA
- the ftsZ gene encoding cell division protein FtsZ yields the protein MAAPQNYITAIKVVGVGGGGVNAVNRMIEVGLKGAEFIAINTDAQALLMSDADVKLDIGRELTRGLGAGADPEVGRKAAEDHEDEVAEALRGADMVFVTAGEGGGTGTGGAPVVARIARGLGALTVGVVTRPFSFEGRRRSDQADSGIERLREEVDTLIVIPNDRLLDIDDASLSVLGAFAAADQVLQGGVQGITDLITTPGLINVDFNDVKSVMKGAGTALMGVSSARGENRALTAAEGAISSPLLEASIEGAHGVLLSIAGGSNLGIKEVEVAARLVREAAHPEANIIFGTVIDDALGDELRITVIAAGFDGGAPPIRRHLGALGTVPAAVPTPSTAVLEPIDAPVEDDVAPVQVREPEAHTAAIDVRPRWVDEDALDVPEFLK from the coding sequence ATGGCCGCACCGCAGAACTACATTACGGCGATCAAGGTCGTCGGCGTCGGCGGCGGCGGAGTCAACGCCGTCAATCGCATGATCGAGGTGGGCCTTAAGGGCGCCGAGTTCATCGCGATCAACACCGACGCTCAGGCGTTGCTCATGTCCGATGCCGACGTCAAGCTCGACATCGGCAGGGAACTGACTCGCGGTCTGGGCGCAGGAGCCGATCCCGAGGTCGGGCGCAAGGCCGCCGAGGATCACGAGGACGAGGTGGCCGAGGCCCTTCGCGGTGCCGACATGGTCTTCGTCACGGCGGGAGAGGGCGGCGGCACGGGCACCGGGGGCGCACCCGTGGTGGCGCGCATAGCTCGCGGCCTCGGCGCGCTCACCGTCGGTGTGGTGACGCGCCCGTTTAGCTTCGAGGGCCGTCGTCGTTCCGATCAGGCCGATTCCGGCATCGAGCGCTTGCGCGAAGAGGTTGACACCCTCATCGTTATCCCCAACGACAGGCTTCTCGACATCGACGACGCGAGCCTGTCCGTCCTGGGAGCCTTCGCCGCCGCCGATCAGGTCCTGCAGGGCGGCGTTCAGGGCATCACCGACCTCATCACCACCCCAGGCCTCATCAACGTCGACTTCAACGACGTGAAGTCCGTCATGAAGGGTGCTGGTACGGCACTCATGGGTGTGTCGAGCGCGCGTGGCGAAAACAGGGCGCTCACTGCTGCAGAGGGCGCCATCTCCTCGCCGCTTCTCGAGGCCTCGATCGAGGGCGCACACGGCGTGCTGCTCAGCATCGCGGGCGGATCAAACCTCGGCATCAAGGAGGTCGAGGTCGCCGCGCGCCTGGTGCGCGAGGCTGCTCACCCCGAGGCCAACATCATCTTCGGGACCGTCATCGACGATGCCTTGGGTGACGAACTCCGTATCACCGTCATCGCCGCAGGCTTCGATGGTGGCGCTCCGCCGATTCGCCGCCACCTTGGGGCGCTGGGCACGGTGCCGGCAGCGGTTCCCACGCCGTCGACCGCCGTGCTGGAGCCCATCGACGCCCCCGTGGAGGACGATGTGGCGCCGGTTCAGGTGCGGGAGCCCGAGGCGCACACGGCCGCGATCGACGTGCGTCCTCGGTGGGTGGACGAAGACGCGCTCGATGTTCCGGAGTTTCTGAAGTAG
- a CDS encoding cell division protein FtsQ/DivIB, giving the protein MSERLAERKRTERRRALARFGRWAAVVAVAAGALWAFFMSPLFALDPAKVELSGMSNEIDATAVTGVLASHDGESLALLNVPHVADQLRDIKGVLDAKVERVWPAGLRVTLVARHPVAAIASGTGFALLDADAIQVGLADQAPADLPLVTVPVGDNRVLAAVLEVIRNLPADLLGKVSGIGAQTEDTVSFDLKGGPHVEWGSSGDSALKAQVLEVMLASPSAATAGVIDVSAPTLPITRAAG; this is encoded by the coding sequence ATGAGCGAGCGTTTGGCGGAGCGCAAGCGCACCGAGAGAAGGCGTGCGCTCGCGCGATTCGGGCGTTGGGCCGCGGTGGTCGCGGTTGCCGCGGGTGCGCTCTGGGCATTCTTCATGTCGCCGCTCTTTGCTCTTGATCCCGCCAAGGTTGAGCTTTCGGGGATGTCAAACGAGATCGACGCGACCGCGGTCACCGGCGTTCTTGCGTCCCACGACGGCGAATCCCTTGCGTTGCTCAATGTTCCGCACGTCGCGGATCAGTTGCGCGACATCAAGGGTGTGCTCGATGCGAAGGTCGAACGGGTGTGGCCCGCGGGACTGCGCGTCACTCTCGTGGCACGTCACCCGGTGGCGGCAATCGCTAGTGGCACGGGCTTCGCTCTTCTCGATGCCGACGCGATTCAGGTGGGTCTCGCGGATCAGGCGCCGGCGGACCTGCCCCTCGTGACCGTTCCCGTGGGTGACAACCGCGTCCTTGCGGCGGTCCTCGAAGTAATTCGCAACCTGCCGGCCGACCTTCTGGGGAAGGTGAGTGGCATCGGCGCCCAGACCGAGGACACGGTGTCATTCGACTTGAAGGGCGGGCCACATGTCGAGTGGGGGAGTTCGGGTGACTCGGCGTTGAAGGCTCAAGTGCTCGAGGTGATGCTCGCCTCGCCCTCTGCGGCGACCGCGGGTGTGATCGATGTTTCCGCGCCAACGCTGCCCATCACACGGGCCGCAGGTTAG